The Candidatus Koribacter versatilis Ellin345 genome has a segment encoding these proteins:
- a CDS encoding inositol-3-phosphate synthase, which yields MSDKEKQAAGELQPATGKLGIMMPGMGAVATTFVAGVEAVRKGLAKPIGSLTQMGTVRLGKRTDGRSPKINEFVPLAKLDDLVFTGWDIFEDNMYEAANKAGVLEKSLLEQVRPLLSEIKPRKAVFDRNYVKRLDGPNVKKGKNKMELAEQLRQDIRDFKKESGVERLVMMWCGSTETYIERGPTHESVAKLEKAMHENDESIAPSMCYAYAALQEGVPFANGAPNLTVDIPAMWELSKKNNAPIAGKDFKTGQTLMKTILAPGFKARMLGLSGWYSTNILGNRDGEVLDDPGSFKTKEESKLSVLEHILQPEKYPDLYGNIFHKVRINYYPPRGDNKEGWDNIDIFGWLGYPMQIKVDFLCRDSILAAPIVLDLVLFLDLAKRSSALRALGIQEWLSFYLKSPMTPDGLYPEHDLFIQSMKLKNTLRHLKGEDLITHLGLEYYD from the coding sequence ATGAGCGATAAAGAGAAGCAGGCCGCCGGAGAACTTCAGCCGGCGACTGGAAAGCTCGGCATCATGATGCCGGGCATGGGCGCCGTGGCAACGACCTTCGTGGCCGGCGTGGAAGCGGTCCGCAAGGGACTGGCAAAACCGATCGGCTCACTGACGCAGATGGGCACGGTGCGGCTGGGCAAGCGTACTGATGGCCGCTCGCCGAAGATTAACGAGTTCGTTCCATTGGCGAAGCTCGACGACCTGGTTTTCACGGGTTGGGACATTTTCGAAGACAACATGTACGAAGCCGCGAACAAAGCCGGCGTGTTGGAAAAGAGCCTGCTTGAGCAGGTGAGGCCGCTGCTGTCGGAGATCAAGCCGCGCAAGGCTGTCTTCGATAGGAACTATGTGAAGCGTCTTGACGGCCCGAACGTGAAGAAGGGCAAGAACAAGATGGAGCTTGCCGAGCAGCTTCGGCAGGACATCCGCGACTTTAAGAAAGAGAGCGGCGTCGAGCGGCTGGTAATGATGTGGTGCGGTTCGACGGAGACTTACATCGAGCGCGGGCCGACACATGAGTCGGTGGCGAAACTCGAGAAGGCGATGCACGAGAACGATGAGAGTATTGCGCCCTCGATGTGCTATGCCTACGCAGCGCTGCAGGAGGGAGTGCCGTTTGCGAATGGCGCGCCGAACCTGACGGTGGATATTCCGGCGATGTGGGAGCTCTCGAAGAAGAACAATGCTCCGATCGCGGGCAAGGACTTTAAGACCGGGCAGACGCTGATGAAGACGATCCTGGCACCGGGCTTCAAAGCGAGAATGCTGGGACTGAGCGGCTGGTATTCGACGAACATCCTGGGCAATCGCGACGGCGAAGTGCTGGATGATCCGGGATCGTTCAAGACGAAGGAAGAGTCGAAGCTGTCGGTGCTGGAGCACATTCTTCAGCCGGAGAAGTATCCTGACCTGTACGGCAATATTTTCCACAAGGTTCGGATTAACTATTATCCGCCGCGTGGTGATAATAAAGAGGGTTGGGACAACATCGATATCTTCGGATGGCTTGGGTATCCGATGCAGATCAAAGTCGATTTCCTGTGCCGCGACTCGATTCTGGCAGCCCCGATCGTGCTTGATCTGGTGCTGTTCCTCGATCTGGCGAAGCGCTCGTCAGCGTTGCGCGCACTTGGAATTCAGGAGTGGCTGAGTTTCTATTTGAAGTCGCCGATGACGCCGGACGGGCTGTATCCGGAGCATGATCTGTTTATTCAGTCGATGAAGTTGAAGAACACGCTGCGGCACCTGAAGGGCGAGGATTTGATCACGCATTTGGGGCTGGAGTATTACGACTGA